A single genomic interval of Gemmatimonadota bacterium harbors:
- a CDS encoding DUF4397 domain-containing protein: MNRYRSLFVLAASVLSASCDKTAVQDITGPETGTRVKFFNFGVSAPGVNFYANTTKMTAISSTSGVESTTGVNSGGVGNGGLYSSIAPGQYSLEGKIAATTDKDLAITKVTATLADAKAYSFYISGIYSTSTKSADGFVVEDPLPATIDFTQASVRFVNAISNSQPMVLYARSTVTGTEVAIGGSVAYKAAGVFTNVEGANYDLFVRAPGSSTNLITRTGVSFNNGRMYTIGARGDMTVTGTTSALRPQLDNTTNR; this comes from the coding sequence ATGAATCGATATCGCAGCCTCTTCGTCCTGGCCGCCAGCGTCCTGAGCGCGTCGTGTGACAAGACCGCCGTCCAGGACATTACGGGACCCGAAACCGGGACGCGCGTCAAGTTCTTCAACTTTGGCGTGAGCGCCCCCGGCGTGAACTTCTATGCCAACACCACCAAGATGACCGCCATCAGTTCGACCTCTGGTGTCGAATCGACCACGGGGGTCAACTCCGGCGGCGTCGGCAATGGCGGCCTCTATTCATCGATCGCCCCGGGGCAGTACTCGCTCGAAGGCAAGATTGCCGCCACGACGGACAAGGACCTGGCCATCACCAAGGTCACGGCCACCCTGGCAGACGCCAAGGCGTACTCGTTCTACATCAGCGGGATCTACAGCACGTCGACCAAGAGTGCGGACGGGTTCGTGGTCGAGGATCCGCTGCCGGCGACGATCGACTTTACGCAGGCCAGTGTGCGCTTCGTCAACGCCATCTCCAACTCGCAGCCGATGGTCCTCTACGCGAGGAGCACGGTCACGGGAACCGAGGTCGCGATCGGTGGATCGGTCGCCTACAAGGCCGCAGGGGTCTTCACCAACGTCGAAGGCGCCAACTATGACCTCTTCGTCCGCGCCCCGGGTTCCAGCACGAACCTGATCACGCGGACCGGCGTGTCGTTCAACAACGGGCGCATGTACACGATCGGTGCCCGTGGCGACATGACGGTCACCGGAACGACCTCGGCGCTTCGGCCGCAGCTGGACAACACGACGAACCGGTAG
- a CDS encoding transposase, which yields MAIYITLRRIFGIRKARGGWEPHRGDPAPENCASLPGDHPQWKVHYCRLGPGSNDSGGKTRHKRSRDGNRYLKLALHHAAIRAVQYFPEVRAVYQAWVRRKGKAIARALVAKETRPDRLRRVDQGSTLQWTLCHWLGSPTGCRP from the coding sequence ATGGCGATATACATCACATTGCGGCGTATTTTTGGCATTCGCAAGGCCCGGGGCGGCTGGGAGCCGCATCGCGGTGACCCGGCTCCCGAGAACTGTGCTTCCCTGCCGGGAGATCACCCCCAATGGAAGGTCCACTACTGCCGCCTCGGGCCTGGCTCCAACGACTCAGGGGGCAAGACGCGCCACAAGCGGTCCCGCGATGGGAACCGCTATCTCAAGCTGGCGTTGCATCACGCCGCCATTCGCGCCGTGCAGTACTTCCCCGAAGTCCGCGCCGTGTATCAGGCCTGGGTGCGGCGGAAGGGAAAAGCCATCGCTCGGGCGCTCGTCGCGAAAGAAACTCGCCCAGATCGTCTACGCCGTGTTGACCAAGGGAGCACCCTACAATGGACGCTTTGCCACTGGTTGGGGAGCCCGACGGGCTGTCGACCGTGA
- a CDS encoding thioredoxin domain-containing protein — protein MRRPFQLLLDGTTMAVLALALFLLTRPSSAVRTEWSSYSARRATIRATEKHWITLVAASAPLSDGARSYDVIEVSDYDCPFCRASSAAVDSAVDAGVRIGYLHYPLRIHPHAARAARMAFCAEDVGRFRNAHRLLMRDTAWHDQKAIGRMADEADLPDTSAFLRCVDDSRTGARVQASVTLAESLGIRGTPTFLTPRGMHQGSTTLNVLLGLVRDP, from the coding sequence ATGCGCCGCCCATTTCAGCTGCTCCTTGATGGGACGACGATGGCTGTACTTGCCCTCGCCCTCTTCCTCCTCACGCGACCCAGCTCCGCCGTCCGCACCGAGTGGTCCTCATATTCGGCGCGGCGTGCCACGATACGAGCGACAGAGAAGCACTGGATCACCCTCGTCGCCGCAAGCGCGCCCCTCAGTGACGGCGCTAGGTCGTACGACGTGATCGAGGTGTCCGACTATGACTGTCCGTTCTGCCGCGCTTCCAGCGCTGCCGTCGACAGTGCCGTGGACGCTGGCGTCCGGATCGGTTACCTGCACTATCCCCTACGCATTCACCCGCACGCCGCTCGGGCTGCGCGGATGGCATTCTGCGCCGAGGACGTCGGCCGCTTTCGCAACGCGCATCGCCTCTTGATGCGGGATACGGCCTGGCATGACCAGAAAGCAATCGGCCGCATGGCGGACGAGGCTGATTTGCCCGATACCAGCGCCTTTCTTCGCTGTGTCGACGACTCCAGGACTGGTGCGCGGGTGCAGGCTAGCGTTACTCTGGCGGAGTCATTGGGTATCCGTGGGACCCCGACATTTCTCACACCTCGGGGCATGCATCAGGGAAGTACCACCTTGAACGTACTTCTGGGACTTGTAAGGGATCCATGA